The Pseudomonas orientalis genome contains a region encoding:
- the hyi gene encoding hydroxypyruvate isomerase, with translation MPRFAANLSMLFTEQEFLARFKAAADAGFEGVEYLFPYEFSSADIKAQLDANGLTQVLFNLPAGDWAKGERGLACHPDRVEEFRAGVKLAIAYAQVLGNTQVNCLAGIAPQGVDDETVEKTFVANLKYAANALQAAGIKLVMEMINTRDIPGFYLNNTAQALSIREQVGSDNLFLQYDIYHMQIMEGDLARTMATHLGVINHIQLADNPGRNEPGTGEINYRFLFEHLDRIGYTGWVGCEYKPLTTTEAGLGWLKTHNAI, from the coding sequence ATGCCGCGCTTTGCCGCCAACCTGTCCATGCTGTTTACCGAACAGGAGTTCCTTGCCCGCTTCAAAGCGGCCGCCGATGCGGGCTTCGAAGGTGTGGAATACCTGTTCCCGTATGAATTCAGTTCAGCCGACATCAAGGCGCAGCTCGATGCCAACGGCCTGACCCAGGTGCTGTTCAACCTGCCCGCCGGGGACTGGGCCAAAGGCGAGCGCGGCCTGGCCTGCCATCCCGACCGGGTCGAGGAGTTCCGCGCCGGGGTCAAGCTGGCCATCGCCTACGCCCAGGTCCTGGGCAATACCCAGGTCAACTGCCTGGCGGGTATTGCGCCGCAAGGCGTGGATGACGAAACCGTGGAAAAGACCTTCGTCGCCAACCTCAAGTACGCCGCCAACGCGTTGCAGGCGGCGGGCATCAAGCTGGTGATGGAGATGATCAACACCCGCGATATCCCCGGCTTCTACCTGAACAACACCGCCCAGGCCCTGTCGATTCGCGAGCAGGTGGGCAGTGACAATCTGTTCCTGCAGTACGACATCTACCACATGCAGATCATGGAAGGCGATTTGGCCCGGACCATGGCGACGCACCTGGGGGTCATCAACCATATCCAGCTGGCGGATAACCCGGGGCGTAATGAGCCGGGGACGGGGGAGATTAATTACCGGTTCCTGTTCGAGCATTTGGACCGGATTGGCTACACGGGTTGGGTCGGTTGCGAATACAAGCCGCTGACCACTACCGAAGCGGGTTTGGGTTGGCTCAAAACCCATAACGCCATCTAA